CGTTTCGGTTCGCCGTCCACCATCACGCCTAGCACCTGGGTGTCGACGTCCGAGAGTCCGCCGTGGGGAATCGTGTCGTACCCGCCGGGGTAGTCAGAGCCCTCGTCGATTTCGGCCGACTCCGCCGCCCCGTCGGGAATCGAGACGTCGGCGTCCTCGTCCAGTACACGGTGGATGGTCCCGTACTCGTCGACGAACACGTCGTCTTCCTCGAGGAGTGCCGGATCGAGCGGCTCCTCGTGGAGTTCGTACTCGTTCCGGCTGGCCTCGAACGCCCCGTGGTGTTTCATGTACTCCAGGGGCTCCATACCGGCCTCCTCGGCGGCCTCGACGAGGTTCTCCTCGTGCTCGAAGATGTAGCGGTAGTACTCGTCGATGGTCATCTGGGGCGGTTCGTCCGTGGCCCCGTCAGTGCCCGTCGCCTCCCGATCGGCCGCGCCGTCGTCCCGCTGTTCGGTCGTGCCGCCGTTCGCCGCGGACGTCTCCCGATCGCGGTAGGGGCTCTCGAAGTACTCCCGGATTCCCAGTTCGCCGTCCTCGTCGATGCGCCAGGAGAGGTCCATCCAGAACTCGTCTTCCTCCCAGACCTCGCCCGGATTCGCCTCGTAGGTGCGCTCGATGTCCGCGCCCTCGCGCTCGGCGTATTCCCGCTGGACGGGCTGTCGGTAGGTGACCCACGTCGCGGCGTGGGTCTCCTGGCTCTGGATGTCGTGGCGCTCGGGGCTGTGGCCCATCGGCAGGACGTAGTCGGCGAAGTACGCCGTCTCGTTCCAGGTGGGCGTCAGCGCGACGTGCATCCCGACCTTGTCCTCGTCGCTCAGCGCCTCGATCCAGGAGAACCCGTCGGGGTAGGTGTAGACGGGGTTGAACACGCGGGTGAAGTAGACCGACAGCTTCCCGCGACCCTCCTTGAGGAAGTACGGCAGAAGCTGGCTCATCTCGTAGTGGGCGAACGGCCACTCCGGCGGCAACTGGAGTTCGTCCCAGAGCTTCTGGCGCGGCGGCTCCTTCGGCATCTCCGGCTCGAACTGGTGCCAGGCGTTGGGCGAGGTGCCGCCCTTCGTGCCGACGCTCCCGGTGAGCACGGACAGGAAGTGCAGCGTGCGACTGACCTGCCAGCCGCCCCTGTTCCCCGACGCCGCAGAGCGCCAGATGTGGCTGGCGAACCGGTCGCCGGCGAGACCGATCTTCCGGCCGACCTTCTCGATGGTGGCGGCGTCGACGCCGCTCTCCGCCTCGACGTACGCCGGCGTGAAGTCCGCGTACGTCTCCCGGAGCACGTCGAGGTACGTCTCGAACGTCCGCTCGCGTCCGTGGTGTTCCTCGTCGAGGAACTGCCGCCAGTTCACCCAGTTGCGGAGGAACTCCTCGTCGTAAAGCCCCTCCTCGAGGATGACGTTGGCCATCGCTAGCAGAACCGCGGCCTCGCTGCCGGGCTGAGTGGGCAGCCAGTAGTCCGACATGGCGGCCGTGTTCGACAGCCGCGGATCCAGAACCGCGAGCTGGCCCCCTTCCATGACGCCCTCGATGATGCGCTGGGCGTGCGGGTTGAAGTAGTGGCCGGACTCCAGGTGGGCGGACAGCAGCAGGATAAACTCGGCGTTGGCGAAGTCCGCACTCGGCCGATCGTACTTGTGCCAGAAGGCGTAGCCCGCCCTGGCGCCCGACGAGCAGATGTTCGTGTGGGAGTTGTGGCCGTCGACCCCCCAGGCGTTGATGACCCGGTCCATGTACCCCTCGTGGCCGGGCCGGCCGACGTGATAGGTGATCTCGTTCTCGCGGTCGTCCTCGATGGTCTCGCGCATCTCGGAGGCGATGTCATCGAGGGCGTCGTTCCAGGAGACGCGGGTCCACTCGCCGCTCCCGCGCGGCCCGTCCCGCTTGAGCGGATAGCGGATACGCTGGGGATCGTTGATCTGGTTGATAGTGGCCGGCCCCTTCGCGCAGTTGCGCCCCCGGCTTCCGGGGTGTTCGGGATTGCCCTCTATCTTGCGTATCTCGCCGGTCTCCTTGTCGATATAGGTCAGCAGACCGCAGCCTGCCTCGCAGTTGAAGCAGGCCGTGGGGACGACCGAGTACTCCTTCGGGAGGCCCTCGGACTCGTACTCGACCCAGTCGTGCCACTGCTCGGGGTCTGGGTAGGAGCCGAGTTCGCCCTCCGGGGCGATGCGGTCGATGCCGTCCACGCCGCGGCGCTGTCGTTGCTTCTTCGTCTCCTCGGTGCGGTTCGAGATGACGCCGAGTCGCTCGGCGACTTTCTCTATGCGGCTCGGTTCGAATTCGTGTCCCATAATTAGGCGAGCGAGATGGTCTGCGGGGCGGTTATCCAGCAATACTCGAAGGCAAACAGGCCGGCCAGCGCGAGCGCGCCGGCCACCGCCGCGAGGACGGGCCAGCCGACGGCCAGCGCGGCCAGCGGCAGCAGGATGCCGACGACGACGCCGCCGATCCAGAACGCCGTCCGGAACCGACCGCGGGTGATGCGCGCGGCGGCTTCCTCGGCGTCCTCGGTCTGGTGAGGCGTGAAGATCTCGGAGGCGACCAGCACGGCGTGCAGG
The nucleotide sequence above comes from Halosolutus halophilus. Encoded proteins:
- a CDS encoding molybdopterin-dependent oxidoreductase, with translation MGHEFEPSRIEKVAERLGVISNRTEETKKQRQRRGVDGIDRIAPEGELGSYPDPEQWHDWVEYESEGLPKEYSVVPTACFNCEAGCGLLTYIDKETGEIRKIEGNPEHPGSRGRNCAKGPATINQINDPQRIRYPLKRDGPRGSGEWTRVSWNDALDDIASEMRETIEDDRENEITYHVGRPGHEGYMDRVINAWGVDGHNSHTNICSSGARAGYAFWHKYDRPSADFANAEFILLLSAHLESGHYFNPHAQRIIEGVMEGGQLAVLDPRLSNTAAMSDYWLPTQPGSEAAVLLAMANVILEEGLYDEEFLRNWVNWRQFLDEEHHGRERTFETYLDVLRETYADFTPAYVEAESGVDAATIEKVGRKIGLAGDRFASHIWRSAASGNRGGWQVSRTLHFLSVLTGSVGTKGGTSPNAWHQFEPEMPKEPPRQKLWDELQLPPEWPFAHYEMSQLLPYFLKEGRGKLSVYFTRVFNPVYTYPDGFSWIEALSDEDKVGMHVALTPTWNETAYFADYVLPMGHSPERHDIQSQETHAATWVTYRQPVQREYAEREGADIERTYEANPGEVWEEDEFWMDLSWRIDEDGELGIREYFESPYRDRETSAANGGTTEQRDDGAADREATGTDGATDEPPQMTIDEYYRYIFEHEENLVEAAEEAGMEPLEYMKHHGAFEASRNEYELHEEPLDPALLEEDDVFVDEYGTIHRVLDEDADVSIPDGAAESAEIDEGSDYPGGYDTIPHGGLSDVDTQVLGVMVDGEPKRGFPSPTGKQQFYSKTLAEWGWDDEEYTIPHYLKSHVHPENIDYDDGEMVLVPTFRLPTQIHSRSSNSKWLEEISHNNPVWLHSKDAERLGVETGDLVRVETDIGYYVNEVWVTESIKPGIAAMSHHMGQWKIDRDGDGEAEGDFDEGGDPYGKVTVDLKDDDSSWGMRQQSGIGPFDSDDPDSARVWWTDGGVPQNLTHAPHPDPISGMHCWHQKVRVRPAKPDDYYGDVYVDTDRSMEIYREWVEETRPAGGPDGKRRPKWLKRPIAPPTDPDEDDAWYMDGPVGREERWDPDEFGPRDGD